Proteins from a genomic interval of Dendropsophus ebraccatus isolate aDenEbr1 chromosome 6, aDenEbr1.pat, whole genome shotgun sequence:
- the LOC138795277 gene encoding hatching enzyme 1.2-like, whose product MELRVLLLCVVGCSLSWAIPLLTDNDDEPTDNPVLIDDPVLTDDLGTTSEVNNATNPDPSEILIGGEEEEDIVDIIRRENEDFSDWLYGGDIVSWTSRSVMPCTQCFWKKSANGFVAVPFVFSSQYGNFEKSYVRKVMKEFEVMTCVKFVNRTTEDDYIDISSAGGCWSYIGKIGRGQIVSLDFPGCIKYPLIQHELIHVLGFFHEHTRNDRDQYIKVLWDNISPDDRSNFEIDAGNTLKLPYGYNSIMHFDSKDYSDVYGSPSMIAIKNPKMHLGQRIGMNNLDVMKINHVYDCNLCRRKFLGESGGFAYYSVFSNEGATTCLYLIQTTLKVLLQLVGVSIPLSPDCNDSYIKIYDGVSQSSSVLLDRTCGNMNIPPLVSSGEFMLIEIVNSNPSALFRFNAQYKTVRYGGTFVTNNSIVTNPLYPLKYPNNVDVVYSIIAPKGYKFTLPSLKGGINLVADYF is encoded by the exons ATGGAGCTCCGAGTCCTCCTGCTGTGTGTAGTTGGCTGTTCTCTCAGCTGGGCGATACCTCTCTTG ACCGACAATGATGATGAGCCTA CCGATAACCCTGTTCTTATTGATGACCCTGTTCTTACTGATGACCTGGGGACAACTAGTGAAGTGAACAACG CCACGAACCCCGATCCTTCTGAGATCCTtataggaggagaagaagaagaagatatagTTGACATTATCAGGAGAGAAAACGAAG ATTTCTCTGACTGGCTTTATGGTGGTGACATAGTTTCTTGGACTTCTCGCAGTGTAATGCCATGTACTCAATGTTTCTGGAAAAAATCTGCCAACGGATTTGTTGCAGTCCCATTCGTTTTTAGTAGCCAGTATG GTAATTTTGAAAAATCATACGTCAGAAAGGTCATGAAAGAATTTGAGGTGATGACCTGTGTGAAGTTTGTCAACAGAACCACTGAAGATGACTACATTGACATCAGCTCTGCAGGAGG GTGTTGGTCGTATATTGGCAAAATTGGACGTGGACAGATAGTAAGCCTAGATTTTCCTGGCTGTATAAAATACCCCCTCATACAACATGAACTCATACACGTGCTGGGTTTCTTCCATGAGCACACCAGAAATGACCGAGACCAGTATATTAAAGTCTTATGGGACAATATTTCTCCAG ATGATAGGAGCAATTTTGAAATTGATGCAGGGAATACCCTTAAGCTACCCTATGGCTACAACTCAATCATGCATTTTGACTC GAAAGATTACAGCGATGTATATGGCAGCCCATCAATGATTGCTATAAAAAATCCCAAGATGCATCTTGGACAGAGAATAGGCATGAATAATCTGGATGTAATGAAGATCAATCACGTCTATGACTGCA ATTTGTGTAGAAGAAAGTTTCTTGGAGAATCGGGAGGTTTTGCCTATTATTCAGTCTTTTCGAATGAAGGAGCAACCACTTGCCTGTATCTCATCCAAACTACCCTGAAG GTTCTCCTTCAACTGGTCGGCGTCAGTATACCATTATCTCCTGACTGTAATGATTCCTACATTAAAATCTATGATGGAGTTAGCCAATCATCTTCTGTCCTGCTGGATAGGACCTGCGGAAACATGAACATTCCCCCTCTGGTTTCGTCTGGAGAGTTCATGCTCATAGAGATTGTGAACAGCAATCCTTCGGCACTGTTCAGATTTAATGCTCAATATAAAACAG TGAGATACGGAGGAACGTTTGTGACCAATAACTCAATAGTGACAAATCCACTTTATCCTTTAAAGTATCCTAATAATGTAGATGTTGTGTACAGCATCATTGCTCCCAAAGGATACAAG tttacgcTGCCCTCATTAAAAGGTGGCATAAACCTGGTGGCAGATTACTTTTAA